The genomic window AGCCCCAGCAAAATCGGCCCGTACTATTATAACCATGGCATTCATTGGCGCGCCTACGTGGCGTACATTTGCGGAATCGCCATCAACGTGGTAGGATTTGCTGGAGCCGTTGGACGAGAGGTGCCTAAAGGTGCcacgtatatatataacCTTAATTTCTTTTGTGGATTTACAGTCTCTTCCCTTGTGTATTGGGGCCTATGCAAGGTCTCTCCAATTCCCGAGACCAGTGATACTTGGATggaagttggcgatgccctTGATGACATGGAAATTGGCAATGATGCTCAAGTCAAAGAACTAGAGGATGAGGTTGATGGtggagaaaaggaaagggaTACAAGGCACGAAAAAGTGTAGGAACAGAAGTTGGGAGCCGTCATTGGTATTACTGCAGCTGTCATTTACTACATCATGGCACAAGGCCATTTGCGAACCAAAACCCAAATCTTAGTAACGCTTTGCAATTTCACCTGGGGCCGACAAAATGGAGAGTTTTCATCACCGAGGGGACGGCACCGCAATCAGGTGCAAAGATACAACGCCCGATTTCATTGTAGGAGACAAGCCATTTGAGTCTATTGATTGAAAGCTGACCCATCGAGCCAAAGTCTCCGGCGGACATCCATCTAGTGGTTTATTCTTTAACATTCTCCACAAGTTGACACGACCGTTGAATTTTATTAGCCGGAACCAAAAGCGGAAATTCGCTCCGGTGGAACAACTCGCCCCAAGCCAACTCCTTCCATCCTCTATATAAAGACGACGGACATCACAGCAGAAACAACGTGCCTCAACCCTTGTTTAAACCAAAAAAGAGCATTAAAGTCTTTCAACTTTTTCAGAATGCCAAACGAGATGAACAGCATCACAGTCACTCGCCAGCAAGTGGCCAAAATGATTGACCACTCTCTCCTCCACCCGACAATGACAGACGAGGACATTCTCTCTGGTCTTGGCATCGCCAAAAAATACAACGTGGCGACCGCCTGTGTCAAGCCATACTTGATccccatggccaagaaggaacTAGAGGGCACAGACGTTCTTGTCTGCCCCGTCGTTGGATTCCCCCATGGCAACAGCACAACCCAAGTCAAGGtgctcgaggccgaggccgcagCCAaagccggcggcaaggaaaTCGACATGGTCATCAACATTGGCAAAGCCCTGAGCGGGGATTGGGACTATGTCGCCTCCGAGATTAAGCAAATCAACACCGTCGTCACGCAATCCGGCGCCGCGCTCAAGGTTATTTTCGAAAACGATTTCCTGCAGAACGAGCACATTATTAAACTCTGTAGGATATGCTCAGACGTTGGCGTTGCCTTTGTGAAAACGTCGACGGGCTACGGGTTTGTCAAGAGGCCCGACGGGCTGTATTCGTACAAGGGCGCAACGGTGGCTCACTTGAAACTCATGAGGGAATTCTCCAGTCCGCAAGTTCAGGTCAAGGCTGCTGGGGGTGTTAGGACACTGGACGATTTGCTGCATGTCATGTCTTTGGGTGTCACGCGAATTGGCGCCACGGCCACCGAGGCCATTATGACGGAAGCTGAGAAGAGAGGGATTACGGATGAACCCACGCAGGTTACGTTTAAGCCGATGGACGAAGGGGTGGCGGGAGCTTACTAGTGAGGAAGCGAACAGTCATTGATACTTCCTTACCGGAGTGCGTTATGTATAATGTACGTTGTGTTTTGTCGTCTAAATTGCTTCCTGCTGTCCAGATTGGTTACACTGGACGCTGTGACGAGGACTCAGTGAGTGTAGCGAAGTGGATGTCACCCATGGCCGTATATGTAGGTCTAGTCTTTAGCTCATACGATATGCCCACCGGCTGATCCGGAACAAATTGGGACTTGAAGGCCCCGGGATTCGCTGCTTGAAGTACGGGGGGCTGTAATGTTTATGCTCGTTGATGGTATAGGCCGTTGTACGAGAGAGCTACATATTGATTGAGAAATTCTGCCTCACGCCGCACCTGGTATGAACATGATGCTCCATGTAACTCTGCTCAACACACATACCATACGCGTTAATACATTCTTGCCCTGATCTGAGGCTATTCTGCAGAGTGCGCAGCATATACTACTCTAACGGGCATTCTACACACTAATAGCATCCTGAAGTGAGTGGGATAATGGCGCACCATCTCACCTGTAGAGGACTGTGCAACCAACACTTTTAAATTCTGACGTAGTTCCTGGTTGACCAATGTAATGAGAAGTCCTGTCACGTGGATACATGTACTGACCCAACAACGACGAGGACAGATGTAGGCAACCAACCTTGAAACAATCCCCCTGCGTTTACCCTTCCCAACGCGTTGTCTGCCCACGATTCGTTGCACTCAAGCACAGTCACTATGAGCTTGCATCTAGGGCAAAATCTCGACCCAAAGGCTATTTGTGCCGCCGtctcccatctccagctAGGTGGGAACGAAGCTTTTGTGGCTGGAGAGTTTCACGGAGGAGAGTGTCGCATCTTCAAAGTTAGCTTCAAGGATCATCCAAGCCTGTCAGTACGTGTAGGTCATTCAAATCAAGAGAACCAGCAAGGCGTTATTGCAAATGTTGAAATGGAAACACACATTTTTCGGACACTTGAAGCAAAAGGCTTTTCTTGGTCGCCTCGATACCGTGGCGCCAGCCTAACCTTTGACAACCCAATAAGGTACCCATTCATGGTGCTTGATTGGGCTGAAGGATGCCCTCTGAAATGGGATGACAACTTTCCAGCAAAGCCTGTTCGCGACGCCATATTAAGCCAGATAGCTGAGATTCAACTGTCCCTGATAACATGTACCTTGGAACATGGTATGGACGAACCGACCCCAAAGATATGAATTGGACATGTAGCTAATACAAGGCGTCCTAGGATCTGTCACTGCTACGAATTTCTTTGAGCGACGCATCAGAAATCAGCTCAAGCGTGCAAAGGATGGGAAACTCCCCGGTCTCACAGAAAAAGATTGTCTCGATCAGCTTGCGCTTCTGCCCAAGGTCCTTGGTGAGGATGGAAGTAGTAAGCTGTTCGCCATGGACCATGGCGATATCAAGCCAGTCAATATTATAATGGACAATGAGAATCATATCAAGTGGTAGGAGAATCGTCATTATGCTTCCCCAGCCTGATTCTCCCAGTCCAAGctaatatattagtagtCTAATTGACTGGGGGTTTGCCAAAATGGTTCCCCTTGTCCAGGCAGCCCGGCTGCCTTGTTTCTTGTGGACGGACGACTCGGCTGCTGGCGTCCCGAGCCGAGCTATGCTAGAGGATAGGAAGGCTTACATCGACTCACTTCCTCGGCAAATTTCGCAAGCAGCATTCATGAAGCGCTGGCAAGGTGCCAAAGACGTAGACTTTCGTACACTATACCTGGAGTCTATATGCAGCAAGGGTATGCTTgcatcaatggcaagcaTAGGTTGGAAGTTGCCGTATTACGATTTGATTGAAGGTCAACTAGACCTcaaagaaaaccaaggaccttgaaTAATAAAGACTATTATTCAATAAATCAAGTCATGATACTTTAAGCCTAGAGCCTTTATCACATCCCGTTTACTGCACAAATGTGACACGGAAACGGTTCGTGCATCACGGACAGAGTATAAGGAAAGAGCAGACATAAAAACCATTGAAGATACTATAAAGTGGACAGAAAGTACGCCAATTAAAGTGTGTCAATAAATAGCAGCTAATAATACATCCCGCAAACTAACTGTAAGCACTTTCATAGCTGCAGGAGCCGCTACATCGTTCCTTTCTTGACATGTTCTTTTTGGACAATGAGTCCGTATTGGGAAACACTTGTTTATAGCCAGCTAGTTCTGCTCTTCAATTCACAGGGGTTGAGTTGGTGAACGAAAGTTTTGGCAAGGAAATTTGGGTTTCAACACTTGAAGTGCCATATTAGCTACATCTATGACTTCTTTACTTTTAGGGATCAACTTACATTTCCACCACAGACAGCACCATTTCCAGAGGGAAGATCACAGCAGTGACCGTGGCAACAATTCGAGGCCTGCGTACTACGTTAGAACTGGTAGCCTTGTAGGGAGTTCCCAAATACTTACATTCGGATGGCAAGAGTCCTGTACAGTTTCATGCTTGTGTTAGCGTTCATTTCAATTGTGCAATTTGACATCACTTACACCCGACTGAGCGCAGATTTGCTGAGTGGGATTCTGCCATAGCTGACCACCAAACGAGGGATAACCCTGAGGGCTACCAAGTGCGACAACGGCAAATAAGGCTAGAATGTACAGCTTCATCATGATGAAGACTGTTTGGCGGTTTGGATAGAGTAATGGGGCAAGTTTGCGAGATATATTCCAGTGAGTGGCGCTCAAGGAAAGAAGACTTTAGGAAGGGGCACTGGCATCATCTTATACGTGGATATAGACTACGATCAAGATCAAGTCGCCTATGTAAAAGCGTAAATATTTCTCTTGGTGTGACCAGGCCGAGTTGCTAAATATCCTTTGCCGTGCCACGGCTTATAATCCACAATCTGATACTGGCTCGAGCATCGTGCATAAACCCACTAGATACTATCACGGACGAAAATTGGTGGATACCCGTTGTAGTGTGGCATTCAAAGGTGCGGTGCGAAGTAAGCAGTAGAGATACATCGTGCGGCACAATTTACGAAAACAGTAATAACATGCGAGAAGTGGTTCCTGCGGAGCCGTCTTTGGTGAGTCGAGCGTTGGTCAGGGGTGCTTTTGCTCCCAATAATGTCTTCCACATACATGATATTATGTACAAGGGGCGGGTTTATATCTTGTAGACGTACATTATTCAATTCCTTGCTGTCTGCTCCCTATCCACGATATACGCGTCGAATTCTACCAAGACGAATCCGATACCAATTCGCGTCTGTGCATACCACTCTTCCCGTCTGGGTAGACAATTATGAGCTAGATACATATTTCACCAACTCGAGGGTGGATAAATAGTCTCAACTCGTGATCAAGCCCTGTTGCCGACTTCGGATCATGTTTCTCTGTGTGGATCACGACCAGCTGAATTAAGCAAGTGCAATCCGATTGCAGCTGGAGATAGTTGCTGCGTGGTTACTTGCCCCGTTAAAGTACCGCAACTGCGGCAATTGCCACAGCAATTACCGTCAAACTACTTCTATTAGGGGATTTGAGCATGAATCAGGACGCGTTACCGTTAATAATGCTTACATTCCGGTGCTGGGACAGCTATCCATAAGTCGTGTTCTTCCGCCCTTAGAGTCGGTATTTGTGCTTGTAATTACCTAATTTATCACGTCGTAAGTTATCTAGAGATGGAAGCTTTACAATCTAATCATTCGAACACGGGGTTTAATAAGATTTAATCTCGTCGCAGATAATGCTAAGAGTACTAATAAGATGTACAACTTATACTATTTTTATCTTTTATATTAGGAATTTTCACTGTCTGGCTACATCCTCTGCGAAAATATCCGTATATCATTGGACAGAGTAACGTTAGCTTGCAATTAATAAACCAAGTTGATGAGCGAATAGGTATCTTCTTATCTTGTCAGACGATACCGATAAATTGCATTACGATAGTGGACACATGGCAGAGTATTATTGGTGTTATTCCGTTACAGGAGGGCTATAATCGCGGAATACAAGGCAGAATATTCGCACCACTTCCTGTACAAAGACCTCCTTGGTCAACTGGACCTTGAGGAAATCCAGGAACCTTTAGTACTAAAGACTATTATAAAACgaattaagttattatacTCTGAGcctttagcccttgtcacaataGGATTTCTATAACTCTAATATTACTGGTCGATTTCTTTAGTCATAAGGACGTTTGTTTGCTTAGCGCCATAATAGTAATACAATGCTTCCTAAAGCTTATTCTCGACTCAGGAGTATCAAGGATGGTTCGCTCCCGCCGGCCGCTCGTGCGATAAGCCAAGGAGACGAATAGGACTTCGTCTTAACTATCGACAGGTGGATGGATACACATGGCGCCGCTTTGGCGGGACAACGTGGGGTGGCGGCAAGTTTGATATGCAGAATGAACCTAAAAAGCTTATTCTGGCGACGGATCTGGATATATTCATGGCCTATCTTGGCAATAGTGGTTATTGTTCGTCAACGGCCCGAGGCCCGCTTCGGCAATTCCCCGTCGTGCCAGTCTAGAACAGTCCATGATGCTCAGATGGCCTGGCCCTTTTCTGCCGTGCCGTGACGGACGTATTTTCTAACCAGTATCATCGTGTGcgtcttctcttctccaCCCCTTATTCACTAGCTGAAATCATCTGTTTACTAGCATTCTTTCCATCGCCCATTAcaggtgtgacaagggctaaaggcttggagcaacatgactcaattcatctaataacagtctttggtatcaaaggtccttggttttcctcaaggcctggaaggtcaaagacgtctttaaatacaagaagtcggtgaggaccttctgccctaatcccgtgaccgtagcccttgtgtaaccggCCTTTTCTGTGCGACAACAGGCCACCTCCAGGAGTAATCTCAAGACATTGCCTGACTCTTAAACAGGCTGAAGGAGACACTTCCCCTTAAAAGCCGTGACAAGGTCTCAgtcaagggcttggagtcaaAACTCAACTCATCCAATAACAGTCACGGTATGAAAGGTGCTTGGGGCCAAAGGATCGTATTTACACAAAGTGGTGGCCAGCCCTCGAGCCGTAGCATCTCGTGATTATAGTCCTCGTGTAACATCCGTGACACATGTCCCGGATCTGTCCTTGAATCCATCAAGATTGACGAATACAAGCATGTACTTTTTCAGAGGAATCAGCTGCTAATTCAATCCAAACTGCCATTTTAGTGTCCCTTTCTCACTTCTGCAAAACTAATAACTAACGCTGTAAATAGTCCAGTACGCACTGGAGCCGTTCAATGACAACTCTCCCCTGTCATCCGCCACCAAATACTCACCATCTCTAACCGCGAAGCTATACCCACGGCCCGGTTTAAACCGAACATCAAACACGATAGCCTTGCACTTGTCACTGCAAAGCGCCAAACCAGCACACACGTACTTGCCACTCTCGCCGCTCGACACCTTGAACCTCGTCCCGCCCAGCTCCTCAACATGCACCACCCATCGCTGGCTCTTGGAATCATGCCTCCCGCACGCCTTACCAGTCACCACCTTCTCGGCGTTGGCGAGCGCATAGCGCCCCATTTCCAGAACCAAGTAGCGGCCCTCTGTCAAATTGCCGCGAATCGGCTTGAAGCCATGCTCAACCAGGCCGGCCATGTCGGTGGTTGCGCCGCTTCCCGAATACGGCACGGGAGGCCGCGGGTCCCCGTACAGCCCCATGCAGTGCGATGCGCCGTCAAACTTGCCCCGGCTGTTCCTGTGAGGCTCAGGGGCTTTCGGCAGCTCGGGGATACTATAGTCGGGGTTGTCCCAGTCAAAAGCGTTCAATAAATCGGCCATGTTTTCTCTGCGCCAGGGGACTATCTCGCGGGACTTGAAGGCGCGGGACTTGGCTGCCTGCCACGTTTCGATGAATTGTAGCTGCGAGGTGTGGTCGGCGTGTTCGACGAAGACACCGCCTTTTCTCGTCCACGGGGAAATGATGTAGAAGGGGACGCGGAACCCGGGCCCGGCAAAGGTGTATCCGATGCCGGCTTTGTCATTATACCATTCGCCTCGTGTTCCGTTGGGCGATCTGTACGGGTCCACGTGGTCGAACCAGCCGCCCGTTTCGTCAAATGAGATTATTAGTGTAGTTCGGTTGTATTTTGGGGACTTGATGACTGTTTCTGCAATCTTGTTTTCTAGCCAGGCTCCGTCGTGGGGGGAGTAAGGCGGGTGCTCCGCCAGTTCTCTGTacccgatgatgatggaaacCTCGGGGAGAGTTCCGTTTGCCGCCCGGTCGTAAAACTCCTGCAGCTTCCGTCCCTGCATACCCTTTGTGTTCAGGTTGGAACCTTGTTTGGCCTGTTGGAATTGCTGGAACCATGCAAGGGGGTTGTCGTCAAAGTTGTCATAGTCATCGGTGCCATCTTGGTATATTTGCCAACTGACGCCTGCTTCTTCCCAGTACTCTGGTGCCGTCTTCCATTTCAGAGGGTAGCagttgatgccgttgtcgtCACATCCAGGGGTTTCGTAGTTGTCGATATAAGGATTGCCTCCTAGATCCGGACTGAGATTACCACCCGGGACGTTGATAGAGCCGCTTATCCACATGACGCGGTTTGGGCTTGTTGACGCAATGACCGATTCCTGCCGTCATTGTGCTTCCATCAGATCACCACACCCAGGCTGGCCTTTGACTCTTTGCACATACCTGATACATGTCCCCGACTACCCAATTCTCCGCCAGCGCCCATTGCGTGGGCAAATCATCTCTCTTGTAGTAGCCAATGCTGTACGGGGTGTTGTTGAGAGCCCAGTGGTCGTTTGTTCCGCCATTCCAAGCTGCATGATTCTGGTACCAGCCGTTGCTGCCTGCAATCATACACTGCGTAGCCTCGGACCAATTTCCTCCGAGATAATTCAAGTACCATGGCATAACGTAGTCGGTACTATTAGTAAGCTTTGGCGATGTCTTTTGCTTCCACACAGGAACGCCATTATTCGTTTGGAGATTGGCGTCGTTGAAGCCGCGAACACCTGCCATTGTGCCAAAGTAGTGATCGAAGGCTCGGTTCTCTTAAATAGGCTTGGTCAGCCACCCTTGATGTGTCCAAGGCGTTGATCTAATTTACCTTGCATGAACAAGACGACGTGTTCAACATCTTTCAAGCTGTCGCTCTTGGCAACACCGAGGAGTCCTGCTACAATAGCCATGGCCTGTGGCCAAAAGTTTCCGCTTCTCGCCATTATTGGAAAGCCACCCCGGGGCAGTTGGTCAACTGAGTCAAGGGACGGCCGCCTCCATCACCCAACACCTCATCATGTGTAAACCTGGAACAGCCAGCACTTTATACACAATGATCTTAGCCGATGGTCCTACGCCAGCCATAACCGTCCGAGCGTGTGACTTGGGGATTCATCGCCTCCAGCTAATACCTTCTCATTGATTGGCGCGGTGCCTTTCTTTTCGGGGCCGGGGCCGCAACATCTCCGCTTTGTGGAGCGAGATCTGCCAGAGCAGATGGATAGGGAAGTTGAGACTTTGGGGTTGCGGTGGAACGTTGCTTCGCGTCAACTAGTTGGATAGCGTAAGCTGGGGACAAGCGATTTTCAGGGGCTGTCTTGACTACGGTTGGGTTGGGTTGAGCAAGCACTGCAGCATTGAGTACGACGCCTGCGGAGAGACGACGATATCGAGGGGCGGTACGGGATCGACAAGCCGGCCAAGGCATCAATGATGCAAACACAAGCCAGGATTGGTCTGCTCCAATCCAACCTTGGCGCTAATGCGGCAGATATCCGGCCTTGCATTTTCTGCGCGCACAAGTCTCGGATATCTTGTGGTGACATCATCAACGGCTACGGGCCGGTTCGGTTGGCAGCAGGCGCACCTATAAAATTCCCGTAGCTTGCTTACCAGACACAGATTCCGTAGGGACATATTTGTCACCCCGTAGTGTGCTTTCTGTGTCTCATCTGGAATGCGATGCGGAGCATTCATCCCGATGGGCAGCTATGGATCAAGTCGTAGGTTGGAATTGGTCCTTTATTCGCTGCATCTAATTGTGGAAATAAGACATCTCCGACAATGACGCAATTTATTTATGTATCCGGCTTTTATTCAGATGGCTGGTCGGCCTCGGAACATGTTGTATTGAAGCTGACGGGCTATGGAACCATGACAACAGTGTCGTATAGAGTATATCCAATTGCCCGAGTTTTCACATTATCCTGTTCAAATCCCACGACTAAATGCAGTTAGTTTGTTACCAATAAATTCTGCCTAATCTAATGTCATTTCAATACTAGTGTCTCCTTGTCCAAACGCCACAAACGTTCAAGGCGGCGTTGCCTCCACCGGGCGGACTTTCCACTTTCGGTAATTAGTTCCGGTGGCTGTTTTCGAAGTCTCAACGAGCATTTCACATGTCCTTGGGGAAGCCCTCACATTCGCAGTGAACCGACCGTGAACAATTTTGGTAGATTGCCATTGCCTCCGTCGCCAGATTCTCGCCATGTCATCTCGTCCTCAGCAAGACATCGCGAAACAATCGCCGGGCAAAGTCACGAGCGCCTGTCAACGATGCCGACGGCAAAAGTTAAAGGCAAGACAGCCAGGCAATTCAATCGTGTGCAAAGCCCCTAATTTGACGGTGATAAGTACTAACCCTAAGTGATCAGTGTGACATACATAGGCCTTGCACGCTGTGTGCGAGGGCGAATGCGGATTGTCTTCCATCATCCCGGTGGAGAGTTGAGACGGGACAAAAACGAGCCTCCGACACGGGCCGCCGGGTCGGGATGCAAACCGCACATGCTGCGCAGAGACTCCGTCGGTCCAGGAGAGACACAGTTGCCGGTACGTCCCATGATGCCGATGAGCTGCAGCATCGACTAGACGTTCCTGAGCGACGTCTCGAGCGGATCGTCGCCGAGTCGCCGGCGGGGACCACGTGGAATTCAAGCTCTACTATTCATCTAGTCCAAGAGGTGAGGCCGTTGTCCCGCTTAGAGACATGGAGTGTCTTCTAACTCCCAAGGCCTTTCATCACCATGATGCCGCGACTCCTCAAGACTCTGCCACTTCGGCCTTCTCCGCAAGCCAGTGGGCATACCCAGAAGTGCCGAGGGGCCGGAAGAAGCTCAAACATGGCATCGAGAACCCTTTACACCGTCTTCTTCCCAGACATGCTCATCGAGATCTGGGACACAATGTGGCGAAACCCAGTGCCACAAGCGCCATGGAAAAAGAACTGTTGGACATTTTGCCGCCGCATGATTCAGGCTTGGTACTCATCAACAACTATTTTGACAGAATCCACTGGTTCATGCTCTTGTTCCACCAGACAGACTTTCGAGACAAGTTTGAGCAGCTGCACACACTGAGACAACAAGGCCCGGCAAAAGTTCCAGCCAGTCAGTGCGGATACATGGCTGTGTTGCTGGCTGTTTGCGCAATCAGTATCGAGTACACCACCCCCTCTCAAAAGGATGACCTGACGAGAAAAGGCATTCAGCCAGACCGTCTGAAAGAGCGTATTCTCTCGGCTCTGAGACTCAGGCTACTcgacatcttggccatgggctCTCTCGAAGCCGTTCAGACATGTGTTCTGCTGAGCAGCTACTACCTCTACCACGGACAGCCAGAACTGGCCTGGCCTCTCTGTGGGTGCGCACAGCGCATTGCGCAAGCTCTGAACCTCCATAGAAACGTCAAATCTCTGGGTGGCTCCGAGCACGGGCAGATGGAGCAGCCTGTGATTGCCGCCAGACAGCGTTGCTGGTGGGCAGTGTATGAGATAGAGACGACATGCTCCATAATGTACGGGTTTCCCTCGAGCATTTCGGATCAAGACTGCGATGCCGAGGCGTTGGATCCCCACGATGAGTCCTCCGCTTCGACGGCTGGTTTTGCGCCCCTTCCCGAGCCGAATCTCTTGGTTTACAAGTGCGCCATGTCATCCCTGACCAAGATTGCCAAGTGTGCCTTGACAGACCTCTATGGCAACCCGAGTCACATGGACAATGCAAAAAGGTCGGATTCGGGGCATACTGCGCGTTTGCACAGCCTGATGAGCAAAGTGTCTGACCTTGACAAAACACTTGCTCAGTGGCTGAATGGACTTCCTGTGAAATTACGGCCGACCGAGCTGGATTTAAAGTCTAGTCTCGGCTGTCCATTACCTGCGCAGCACAACAACCACGTTTCCTTTCGGGAGCAGCTCTTTCAATTGCAGGCCTTGGCTCTGAAACTAGCCTATGAAAACTCCAGGATCCTCATCCACCGACCCCTGTTGTCCTTTAACATGGCGGCATCGGAAGCCGGCTCGCCACGTCAAGCCGCGTCGCCCGACCCCTTTCAGCACTCGGTAGAGACATGTCGGGATGCCGCGTTGCAAATCGCAATGACGGGGTCCATCCCAATATTCTACCACGCGACAAAGACGTACATTGTCTCGTTTGTGTCTCTGCACCTATTCACGGCAGGAGTCACGCtctgcatcatggcaagTCTGGATCCTCTACGTCCCCAGTCGCACGAATCCAAGGTAGGTATCCGCGCGTTGATGGAGATGCAAAATGTCCTCAAGACGAAATCAATCGTCGCAACGCAGGGGCTCGGCATCCTGCGCAATCTTTTATCCCTCGTCATGGCAAAAGAAATCGACGTCATGTTCCAACCTGGCACCGTGGGCGTGGATGATGAGCCAGAGACAAGAAACACTTTGCCTGCTGGTGCGCAACCCCAAATTGCCGAGCCTAATGCTTTGTATCAATGTGACAGAGATGTAGCAGCGGAGGCGCCCCGGCCGGAAGGACACGACGACACCGCATCGCGTGCGCAGGACCTTGGTCC from Metarhizium brunneum chromosome 2, complete sequence includes these protein-coding regions:
- the deoC_1 gene encoding Deoxyribose-phosphate aldolase produces the protein MPNEMNSITVTRQQVAKMIDHSLLHPTMTDEDILSGLGIAKKYNVATACVKPYLIPMAKKELEGTDVLVCPVVGFPHGNSTTQVKVLEAEAAAKAGGKEIDMVINIGKALSGDWDYVASEIKQINTVVTQSGAALKVIFENDFLQNEHIIKLCRICSDVGVAFVKTSTGYGFVKRPDGLYSYKGATVAHLKLMREFSSPQVQVKAAGGVRTLDDLLHVMSLGVTRIGATATEAIMTEAEKRGITDEPTQVTFKPMDEGVAGAY
- the plcC gene encoding Phospholipase C 3, whose protein sequence is MARSGNFWPQAMAIVAGLLGVAKSDSLKDVEHVVLFMQENRAFDHYFGTMAGVRGFNDANLQTNNGVPVWKQKTSPKLTNSTDYVMPWYLNYLGGNWSEATQCMIAGSNGWYQNHAAWNGGTNDHWALNNTPYSIGYYKRDDLPTQWALAENWVVGDMYQESVIASTSPNRVMWISGSINVPGGNLSPDLGGNPYIDNYETPGCDDNGINCYPLKWKTAPEYWEEAGVSWQIYQDGTDDYDNFDDNPLAWFQQFQQAKQGSNLNTKGMQGRKLQEFYDRAANGTLPEVSIIIGYRELAEHPPYSPHDGAWLENKIAETVIKSPKYNRTTLIISFDETGGWFDHVDPYRSPNGTRGEWYNDKAGIGYTFAGPGFRVPFYIISPWTRKGGVFVEHADHTSQLQFIETWQAAKSRAFKSREIVPWRRENMADLLNAFDWDNPDYSIPELPKAPEPHRNSRGKFDGASHCMGLYGDPRPPVPYSGSGATTDMAGLVEHGFKPIRGNLTEGRYLVLEMGRYALANAEKVVTGKACGRHDSKSQRWVVHVEELGGTRFKVSSGESGKYVCAGLALCSDKCKAIVFDVRFKPGRGYSFAVRDGEYLVADDRGELSLNGSSAYWTIYSVSY